From one Rhizobium sp. CIAT894 genomic stretch:
- a CDS encoding glucoamylase family protein: MSISNLSPSLPREPETKQIDHNDSIRSTYLAIEDIKAMGDAVARSGVDKLPAFAPFDFFARHKENEKEILRVYRTTATDVEAGETITPAAEWLLDNHYIVEEAIQEVRRDFPRRFYRELPTMVVGGVEVPRTLVLAWLYVAHTHSTISQESLTALVDGFQASETLRIGELWALPSLVRYVLVENLRRISSRVEASRRMRRRANEAADELVRLTDPAGAASYLKTLEPLAEDNTFSTQFLYRLRDGSQTSSLAITWLDERLEELGRNTEEATTAEHSRLSSGNVTMGNIIRSLREIDDAEWSVWVEQVSHVDKLLWEHSDYGILDSGSRNKYRKQIEKLAKRSPLTEMEIAQLALDMTDAAKASDEPQPHEPNVGGFLSGAQRPKLEARANYRPTFIQHFVRAVRQFNWLAIAVPVMLLTIIAMAIVGRFMANAGMGPIEIALLLIMFSLPASEGATGLFNTVLSFFVTPARLVGYEFKEGIPEDARTLLVVPCLISNRDSVDDHVRNLEVHYLANPRGELYFALLSDWPDSDTEETPADLEVLDYARREIANLSARYAYDGKTRFYLLHRRRLYNPAEGVWMGWERKRGKLHELNMLLRGDRDTTYLPGANAVPANVQYVMTLDADTRLMRDAVTKLVGKLYHPINRPVINPKTGRVESGYGVLQPRVTPSLTTGKDASVFQRVFSINRGLDPYVFTVSDVYQDLAGEGTFTGKGLYHVDAFEASLKGRIDENSVLSHDLLEGSMARCALVTDLELVEDFPIRYEVETSRQHRWARGDWQLLPYMFNPKYGVTALGRWKMFDNLRRSLTPIAWFFASVLGWYFMGPLGALIWQILLIFCLFVAPTLSLINGIIPRTSDIIARAHLYTVWSDITAANAQVALRIVFIADSAAMMADAIGRSLYRLFVSRKLMLQWRTAASVQAGGQGTLISYYKQMWHAPVLALLALGFAALPGGSAFVVGIPFALLWILSPVVAWYVSQSAETEDRLEVADSVSSELRKIARRTWRYFETFTTAEQNYLPPDNIQETPHVIVAARTSPTNIGVYLLSVVSGRQFGWFSFEETLERLEQTIATIDRMEKFRGHLFNWYHTDTLQTLGPRYVSAVDSGNLAGHLIAISSACRNWAEAPSAHMQGNLDGVGDTAGILGEVLADLPDDRKTVRPLRRRLEERIVGFQNALAAVKREHEFASIRIINLAVLARDIEKLAANLDHEVKSKQSEEVTQWAASLVKVCEAHISDSTFDLSKVDALRPRLVALRDKARDLAFSMDFGFLFRPERRLLSIGYRVESGELDQACYDLLASECRLTSLFGIAKGDLPTEHWYRLGRQVVPVGSRGALVSWSGSMFEYLMPPLVMQERGGGILNQTNNLVVVEQMNYARKLGIPWGISEAAFNARDHNLNYQYTNFGVPTLGLKRGLGHNAVIAPYASLLASQYDPPGALENLQRLRKVGALGKFGFHDAVDFTPTRVPEGKKCAVVYNYYAHHHGMSIAAVANVAFNGHLRELFHSDPVIEAAELLLQEKAPRDIPVMSGKHESDTPASIQDDLLRPEIRKISDPATRDRELVFLSNGHYSLMLTATGAGYSRWNGLSVSRWKADPTEDRWGSFIFLRDTATGEWWSTTSEPKGVEGEKIKVEFADEKAQFTKTVGDLTSEVECIIATEHDAEARRVTLLNMGGEDRFIEVTSYLEPVITSDDTDNAHPAFARMFVKTEIGKRGDVIRAERNKRDPNEPNISIAHLIVDNAGDTRHTEFETDRSKFIGRGRSLADAAAFDPGATLSGSDGFMLDPVMSLRRTVRVPAGKKVSVIFWTIAAPSRDEIDKAVNRYRHPDAFNHELVQAWTRTQVQMRHVGVTSQQAAAFQHLGRYLVYPDMQLRKDEATVEAGLQSQSALWPLAISGDFPIFTLRINDDMDLDIAREALLAQEYLRSRGVTADLVIMNERASSYAQDMQHALDAMCENVRRMGQADGLRQHIFAVRKDLMEESTYHALIAASRVTLHTKNGKVVDQINRAVALFAPSKEELQEMERAERNKVPVKRVAPVLPPVVPAVLIEEEGDLDFWNGIGGFARDGREYVVRLPGGHATPQPWINVISNDRFGFHVSAEGSGFTWSANSRDYQLTSWSNDAVINRSGEAFYLTDLDSGAVMTPFAALSRRPDIRFEARHGLGYSVFSSVQNDIALELTQTVDREKPVKLQRLRLRNTGSTSRKLRLYGYVEWILGSNAGRTAPFILSKHDQETGALFATNPYSIDFSNRTAFFAANETLSSYSASRREFIGKAGTIRAPQAVTSAASLSGTTDLDGDPAAVLAIDIELGAGEERDFTFFLGDTPTEEEARGVIADIRKASFDDAVEANRAFWRDFTGRVQISTPDRGMNNLVNTWLPYQSLGCRIMARTAFYQASGAFGFRDQLQDTLAFVLHEPSLARRQILNAASRQFREGDVQHWWLPGTGAGVRTMISDDVVWLAYAIHQYCSVTGDKSVLDEEIAFLEGPALLEGQHDSFYKPEISEDKASVYEHAALALDLAIARKGANGLPLFLGGDWNDGMNRVGIGGRGTSVWLGWFLAGALRSFIPYAEERGDTVRAERWSAHLTELKKALETAAWDGGYYRRGTFDDGALLGSRESPECRIDSIAQSWSVLSGEGDPARAVTAMEAVLDQLVDWDARIIRLFTPPFVNSARDPGYIKAYPPGVRENGGQYTHAATWVVMALAQLKRGDDAFRCFQILNPITHALDKASAEEYRVEPYVVAADVYGHEPYTSRGGWTWYTGSAGWLYRAAVEGILGIRLKGDRLYVRPSLPSEWDGFAAEVEQGGGKYRISVSKASNASGYTLSINGCEVTDPEEGYPLG, encoded by the coding sequence ATGTCTATTTCTAATCTTTCTCCGAGCCTTCCGCGCGAACCCGAGACCAAGCAGATCGATCACAACGATTCGATCCGCTCGACCTATCTTGCCATCGAGGACATCAAGGCGATGGGCGATGCGGTCGCCCGCAGCGGCGTCGACAAGCTGCCGGCTTTCGCTCCCTTCGATTTCTTCGCGCGCCACAAGGAAAACGAGAAGGAAATCCTGCGCGTCTACCGAACCACGGCGACCGACGTCGAAGCCGGTGAGACGATCACGCCGGCGGCGGAATGGCTGCTGGATAATCATTATATCGTCGAAGAGGCGATCCAGGAGGTGCGGCGCGACTTCCCCCGCCGCTTCTATCGCGAATTGCCGACCATGGTCGTCGGCGGTGTCGAGGTGCCGCGCACCCTCGTGCTTGCCTGGCTCTACGTCGCCCATACCCACAGCACGATCTCGCAGGAAAGCCTGACGGCGCTGGTCGACGGTTTTCAGGCCAGCGAGACGCTGAGGATCGGCGAACTCTGGGCGTTGCCGTCGCTTGTGCGCTATGTGCTCGTCGAAAACCTTCGCCGCATTTCCAGCCGCGTCGAAGCCAGCCGCCGCATGCGCCGCCGCGCCAACGAGGCGGCCGACGAACTGGTGCGCCTGACCGATCCGGCCGGGGCGGCCAGCTATCTGAAGACGCTGGAGCCGCTTGCCGAGGACAATACCTTCTCGACACAGTTCCTCTACCGCCTGCGCGACGGCTCGCAGACGTCGAGCCTGGCGATCACCTGGCTCGATGAGCGGCTGGAAGAGCTCGGCCGCAACACCGAAGAAGCGACGACGGCGGAACACAGCCGCCTCTCCTCCGGCAACGTGACGATGGGCAACATCATCCGCAGCCTTCGCGAGATCGACGATGCCGAATGGTCGGTCTGGGTCGAGCAGGTCAGCCATGTCGACAAGCTGCTCTGGGAGCATTCCGACTACGGCATCCTCGATTCGGGCTCGCGCAACAAATACCGCAAACAGATCGAAAAGCTGGCCAAGCGCTCGCCGCTGACGGAAATGGAAATCGCCCAGCTGGCGCTCGACATGACGGATGCCGCCAAGGCCTCCGACGAGCCGCAGCCGCATGAACCGAATGTCGGCGGTTTCCTGTCCGGCGCGCAGCGGCCGAAGCTCGAGGCGCGGGCGAATTACCGCCCGACGTTCATCCAGCATTTCGTGCGCGCGGTGCGCCAGTTCAACTGGCTGGCCATTGCCGTGCCGGTCATGCTGCTGACGATCATCGCCATGGCGATCGTCGGCCGGTTCATGGCGAATGCCGGCATGGGGCCGATCGAAATCGCCCTGCTGCTGATCATGTTCTCACTGCCGGCGTCGGAGGGGGCGACAGGTCTCTTCAATACCGTGCTGTCCTTCTTCGTGACGCCGGCGCGCCTCGTCGGATACGAGTTCAAGGAAGGCATTCCGGAGGATGCGCGCACGCTGCTCGTCGTGCCCTGCCTGATCTCGAACCGCGACAGCGTCGACGACCACGTGCGCAATCTCGAGGTTCATTATCTCGCCAACCCGCGCGGCGAGCTCTATTTCGCGCTGCTCAGCGACTGGCCGGACAGCGACACCGAGGAAACGCCCGCCGATCTCGAAGTGCTCGATTATGCAAGACGCGAGATCGCCAATCTTTCCGCCCGCTATGCCTATGACGGCAAGACGCGTTTCTATCTGCTGCATCGCCGCCGTCTGTACAATCCCGCCGAAGGCGTGTGGATGGGCTGGGAGCGCAAACGCGGCAAGCTGCACGAACTCAACATGCTGCTGCGCGGCGACCGCGACACGACCTATCTGCCGGGTGCCAATGCCGTGCCGGCCAATGTGCAATATGTCATGACGCTCGATGCCGACACGCGCCTGATGCGCGATGCCGTCACCAAGCTCGTCGGCAAGCTCTATCATCCGATCAATCGTCCGGTCATCAATCCGAAAACCGGCCGTGTCGAAAGCGGCTACGGCGTGCTGCAGCCGCGCGTCACCCCGTCGCTGACGACGGGCAAGGACGCTTCGGTCTTCCAGCGCGTCTTTTCGATCAACCGCGGCCTCGACCCTTACGTCTTCACCGTTTCCGACGTCTACCAGGATCTCGCCGGCGAAGGCACCTTCACCGGCAAGGGCCTCTATCATGTCGATGCCTTCGAAGCGTCGCTGAAGGGCCGGATCGACGAGAATTCCGTGCTCAGCCACGATCTTCTCGAAGGCTCGATGGCGCGCTGCGCGCTCGTCACCGATCTCGAGCTGGTTGAGGATTTCCCGATCCGCTACGAGGTCGAAACCTCGCGACAGCATCGCTGGGCGCGCGGCGACTGGCAACTGCTGCCCTATATGTTCAATCCGAAATACGGTGTCACGGCGCTCGGCCGCTGGAAGATGTTCGACAATCTGCGCCGTTCGCTGACGCCGATCGCCTGGTTCTTCGCCTCCGTGCTCGGCTGGTATTTCATGGGTCCGCTCGGCGCGCTCATCTGGCAGATCCTGCTGATCTTCTGCCTCTTCGTCGCGCCGACGCTGTCGCTCATCAACGGCATCATTCCGCGCACCAGCGATATCATCGCCCGCGCCCATCTCTATACGGTCTGGTCCGATATCACGGCCGCCAATGCGCAGGTCGCATTGCGGATCGTCTTCATCGCCGATTCCGCGGCCATGATGGCGGATGCGATCGGCCGTTCGCTCTACCGCCTGTTCGTCAGCCGCAAGCTGATGCTGCAGTGGCGGACCGCCGCCAGCGTTCAGGCCGGCGGCCAGGGCACGCTGATCTCCTATTACAAGCAGATGTGGCATGCACCGGTGCTGGCGCTGCTGGCGCTCGGTTTTGCCGCCCTGCCCGGCGGCAGCGCCTTCGTCGTCGGCATTCCCTTCGCGCTGTTGTGGATCCTCTCGCCTGTCGTCGCCTGGTATGTCAGCCAGTCGGCGGAGACCGAGGACCGGCTCGAGGTCGCCGATTCGGTATCGAGCGAACTGCGCAAGATCGCCCGGCGCACCTGGCGTTATTTCGAGACCTTCACCACGGCCGAGCAGAATTACCTGCCGCCGGACAATATCCAGGAAACGCCGCATGTGATCGTCGCGGCGCGTACCTCGCCGACCAATATCGGTGTCTATCTGCTTTCCGTCGTTTCCGGCCGGCAATTCGGCTGGTTCTCCTTCGAGGAGACGCTCGAACGGCTGGAACAGACGATCGCGACGATCGACAGAATGGAGAAATTCCGTGGCCATCTGTTCAACTGGTATCACACCGACACGCTGCAGACGCTCGGACCGCGTTATGTCTCGGCCGTCGACAGCGGCAATCTCGCCGGCCATCTGATCGCCATTTCGTCGGCCTGCCGCAACTGGGCGGAGGCGCCGTCCGCCCATATGCAGGGCAATCTCGACGGTGTCGGCGACACGGCCGGCATTCTCGGCGAAGTGCTGGCGGACCTGCCCGACGACCGCAAGACCGTGCGGCCGCTGCGCCGGCGCCTGGAAGAACGCATCGTCGGCTTCCAGAACGCGCTTGCCGCCGTCAAGCGCGAGCATGAATTCGCCTCGATCCGCATCATCAACCTCGCCGTTCTCGCCCGCGACATCGAGAAGCTCGCTGCCAATCTCGACCATGAGGTCAAGTCGAAGCAGAGCGAAGAGGTCACCCAATGGGCGGCATCCCTGGTGAAGGTCTGCGAGGCGCATATATCAGACAGCACCTTCGACCTCTCCAAGGTCGATGCGCTGAGGCCGCGGCTGGTGGCGCTGCGCGACAAGGCCCGCGATCTCGCCTTCTCGATGGATTTCGGCTTCCTGTTCCGGCCGGAACGGCGCCTGCTGTCGATCGGCTACCGCGTCGAAAGCGGTGAACTCGACCAGGCCTGCTACGATCTGCTGGCTTCCGAATGCCGTCTGACCAGCTTGTTCGGCATCGCCAAGGGCGACCTGCCGACGGAGCACTGGTACCGCCTCGGCCGCCAGGTCGTGCCTGTGGGTTCGCGCGGCGCGCTGGTCTCCTGGTCCGGCTCGATGTTCGAATATCTGATGCCACCGCTCGTCATGCAGGAGCGCGGCGGAGGCATTCTCAACCAGACCAACAACCTGGTCGTCGTCGAGCAGATGAATTACGCCCGCAAGCTCGGCATTCCGTGGGGCATTTCGGAAGCGGCCTTCAATGCCCGCGACCATAACCTCAACTATCAGTACACGAATTTCGGCGTGCCGACGCTCGGTCTGAAGCGCGGCCTCGGCCACAATGCCGTCATCGCACCCTATGCATCGCTGCTCGCCAGCCAGTACGACCCGCCGGGCGCGCTGGAAAACTTGCAGAGGCTGCGCAAGGTCGGCGCGCTCGGCAAGTTCGGCTTCCACGACGCCGTCGACTTCACGCCGACGCGCGTGCCGGAAGGCAAGAAATGTGCTGTGGTCTACAATTATTATGCCCACCACCACGGCATGTCGATCGCAGCGGTCGCCAACGTCGCCTTCAATGGCCATCTGCGCGAGCTCTTCCACTCCGATCCCGTCATCGAGGCGGCCGAGCTGCTGTTGCAGGAAAAGGCGCCGCGCGACATTCCGGTCATGAGCGGTAAGCACGAATCCGATACGCCGGCCAGCATTCAGGACGATCTCCTGCGGCCGGAGATCAGGAAGATCAGCGATCCGGCTACGCGTGACCGCGAACTCGTGTTCCTGTCGAACGGTCATTATTCGCTGATGCTGACGGCGACAGGCGCCGGTTATTCCCGCTGGAACGGCCTGTCCGTTTCCCGCTGGAAAGCCGATCCGACCGAAGACCGCTGGGGCAGCTTCATCTTCCTGCGCGATACCGCGACCGGCGAATGGTGGTCGACGACATCGGAGCCGAAGGGTGTCGAGGGTGAAAAGATCAAGGTCGAATTCGCCGACGAGAAGGCGCAGTTCACCAAGACGGTGGGCGACCTCACCAGCGAGGTGGAGTGCATCATCGCCACCGAGCATGATGCCGAAGCCCGCCGCGTCACCCTGCTCAACATGGGTGGGGAAGACCGTTTCATCGAAGTCACCTCCTATCTCGAGCCGGTGATCACCTCCGACGATACCGACAATGCGCATCCGGCATTCGCCCGCATGTTCGTCAAGACCGAGATCGGCAAGCGCGGCGACGTCATTCGGGCCGAACGCAACAAGCGCGATCCGAACGAGCCGAACATCAGCATCGCCCATCTGATCGTCGACAATGCCGGCGACACGCGTCATACCGAATTCGAGACCGACCGGAGCAAGTTCATCGGCCGCGGCCGCAGCCTTGCCGATGCGGCGGCCTTCGATCCGGGGGCAACGCTTTCAGGCAGCGACGGTTTCATGCTCGATCCGGTAATGTCGCTGCGCCGCACCGTTCGCGTGCCGGCCGGCAAGAAAGTCAGCGTGATCTTCTGGACGATCGCAGCGCCAAGCCGCGACGAAATCGACAAGGCGGTCAATCGTTATCGTCATCCCGACGCCTTCAACCATGAGCTGGTCCAGGCCTGGACGCGCACCCAGGTGCAGATGCGTCACGTCGGAGTTACCTCGCAGCAGGCCGCGGCCTTCCAGCATCTCGGACGCTACCTCGTCTATCCCGACATGCAACTGCGCAAAGACGAGGCGACCGTCGAGGCCGGCCTGCAGTCGCAATCGGCGCTCTGGCCGCTGGCGATCTCGGGCGACTTCCCGATCTTCACGCTGCGCATCAACGACGACATGGATCTCGACATCGCCCGTGAGGCGCTGCTGGCGCAGGAATATCTGCGTTCGCGCGGTGTCACCGCCGATCTCGTCATCATGAACGAACGCGCCTCATCCTATGCGCAGGACATGCAGCATGCGCTCGACGCCATGTGCGAAAACGTGCGCCGCATGGGCCAGGCCGACGGATTGCGCCAGCATATATTCGCGGTTCGCAAGGACCTGATGGAAGAGAGCACCTATCATGCGCTGATCGCGGCTTCCCGCGTCACGCTGCATACGAAGAACGGCAAGGTGGTCGACCAGATTAACCGCGCCGTGGCCCTGTTTGCCCCCTCCAAGGAGGAGCTGCAGGAGATGGAACGGGCCGAGCGCAACAAGGTCCCGGTCAAGCGTGTCGCGCCGGTGCTGCCGCCTGTCGTGCCCGCCGTCCTCATCGAGGAAGAAGGCGATCTCGACTTCTGGAACGGTATCGGCGGCTTTGCCCGCGACGGACGGGAATATGTCGTTCGCCTGCCCGGAGGTCACGCGACGCCGCAGCCCTGGATCAATGTCATCTCCAATGACAGGTTCGGCTTCCACGTGTCGGCCGAGGGTTCCGGCTTCACCTGGAGCGCCAATTCGCGCGACTATCAGCTGACCTCCTGGTCGAACGATGCTGTCATCAACCGTTCCGGCGAAGCCTTCTATCTCACCGATCTCGACAGCGGCGCCGTCATGACGCCGTTCGCAGCGCTTTCCCGCCGGCCGGACATCCGTTTCGAAGCCCGCCACGGGCTCGGTTATTCGGTTTTCTCCAGCGTTCAAAACGATATCGCGCTGGAGCTGACGCAGACGGTCGACCGCGAAAAGCCGGTGAAACTGCAGCGCCTGCGCCTGCGCAACACCGGTTCGACCAGCCGCAAGCTGCGTCTCTATGGTTATGTCGAGTGGATCCTCGGCAGCAATGCGGGACGCACGGCGCCCTTCATTTTGTCGAAGCATGACCAGGAGACGGGGGCGCTGTTTGCCACCAATCCCTACAGCATCGATTTTTCCAACCGCACCGCCTTCTTCGCGGCGAACGAGACGCTTTCGAGCTATTCGGCAAGCCGGCGTGAATTCATCGGCAAGGCAGGAACGATCCGGGCGCCGCAGGCCGTCACCTCCGCCGCCTCGCTTTCCGGCACGACCGACCTCGACGGCGATCCGGCGGCGGTGCTCGCGATTGATATCGAGCTTGGCGCCGGCGAGGAACGCGACTTCACCTTCTTCCTCGGCGATACGCCGACGGAGGAGGAAGCGCGTGGTGTCATCGCCGATATCCGCAAGGCTTCGTTCGACGATGCCGTCGAGGCGAACCGTGCTTTCTGGCGGGATTTCACCGGCCGAGTGCAGATATCGACGCCGGATCGCGGGATGAACAATCTCGTCAACACCTGGCTGCCCTATCAGAGCCTTGGCTGCCGCATCATGGCCCGCACCGCCTTCTATCAGGCAAGTGGCGCCTTCGGCTTCCGCGATCAGCTGCAGGACACGCTGGCCTTCGTGCTGCACGAACCGTCGCTCGCCCGCCGGCAGATACTGAATGCCGCTTCGCGCCAATTCCGCGAAGGCGATGTGCAGCATTGGTGGCTACCCGGAACGGGTGCCGGTGTGCGCACGATGATCTCGGACGACGTCGTCTGGCTCGCTTACGCAATCCATCAATATTGCAGCGTCACCGGCGACAAGAGCGTGCTCGACGAGGAGATCGCCTTCCTGGAAGGGCCGGCTCTGCTCGAAGGCCAGCACGACTCCTTCTACAAGCCGGAGATTTCCGAGGACAAGGCGAGCGTCTACGAGCACGCGGCGCTGGCGCTCGATCTCGCTATCGCCCGCAAGGGAGCAAACGGCCTGCCGCTGTTTCTTGGCGGCGACTGGAACGATGGCATGAACCGCGTCGGCATCGGCGGGCGCGGCACCAGCGTCTGGCTCGGCTGGTTCCTGGCCGGCGCATTGCGCTCCTTTATTCCCTATGCCGAAGAGCGTGGCGACACGGTGCGCGCGGAGCGCTGGTCGGCGCATCTCACCGAGCTGAAGAAGGCGCTCGAAACTGCAGCCTGGGATGGCGGTTACTATCGCCGCGGCACGTTCGACGACGGTGCGCTGCTCGGTTCCAGGGAAAGCCCCGAATGCCGGATCGATTCGATTGCGCAGTCCTGGAGCGTGCTGTCGGGCGAGGGTGACCCGGCCCGCGCCGTCACGGCGATGGAGGCCGTGCTCGACCAGCTGGTCGACTGGGATGCCCGCATCATCCGGCTGTTCACGCCGCCTTTCGTCAATTCGGCGCGAGATCCCGGCTATATCAAGGCCTATCCGCCGGGTGTGCGCGAAAATGGCGGGCAATATACCCATGCCGCGACCTGGGTGGTGATGGCGCTGGCGCAACTGAAGCGGGGCGACGATGCCTTCCGCTGCTTCCAGATCCTCAACCCGATCACCCATGCGCTCGACAAGGCTTCGGCGGAAGAATACCGCGTCGAACCCTATGTCGTGGCGGCCGACGTCTACGGCCATGAGCCCTATACGTCGCGCGGCGGCTGGACCTGGTACACCGGCTCTGCCGGTTGGCTCTACCGTGCCGCCGTCGAAGGCATTCTCGGTATCCGCCTGAAGGGGGACCGGCTTTACGTGCGGCCGTCGCTCCCGTCGGAATGGGACGGATTTGCGGCAGAGGTCGAGCAGGGCGGCGGCAAATACCGCATTTCGGTCTCAAAAGCGTCCAATGCCAGCGGCTACACTCTGTCGATCAACGGCTGCGAAGTCACCGATCCCGAAGAGGGATATCCGCTCGGATAA
- a CDS encoding ABC transporter ATP-binding protein, which translates to MSATLEVDNFSVVYDEFHALKDVSITVQGGESFGLVGESGSGKSTLLRAVAGLAPISGGAINIDGEALKGSKRSKAFYRRVQMVFQDPYGSLHPRQTIDRLLLEPLAIHDIADGERRIARALDEVGLGNGFRFRYPHQLSGGQRQRVAIARALIVEPSILLLDEPTSALDASVQAEVLNLLEQIRRDRKLTFVMVSHDLGVITHMCERLAVMRNGAVVERLSSQDLASGAVHEDYTRNLMIASKGFVKA; encoded by the coding sequence ATGAGCGCAACTCTCGAGGTCGACAATTTCAGCGTCGTCTATGACGAATTCCATGCGCTGAAGGACGTCAGCATCACCGTCCAGGGCGGTGAATCCTTCGGTCTCGTCGGCGAATCCGGCTCGGGAAAGTCGACCCTGCTGCGGGCCGTCGCCGGGCTTGCGCCGATCAGCGGCGGCGCGATCAACATCGACGGCGAGGCGCTGAAGGGTTCGAAACGCAGCAAAGCCTTCTACCGGCGCGTGCAAATGGTCTTCCAGGATCCTTACGGTTCGCTGCATCCGCGCCAGACGATCGACCGGCTCCTGCTCGAACCGCTTGCCATCCACGACATCGCCGACGGCGAGAGACGCATCGCCCGGGCGCTCGACGAGGTCGGCCTCGGCAATGGTTTCCGTTTCCGCTACCCGCATCAGCTTTCGGGCGGCCAGCGGCAGCGCGTGGCGATCGCCCGGGCGCTGATCGTCGAACCGTCGATCCTGCTGCTCGACGAGCCGACATCGGCGCTCGATGCCTCGGTGCAGGCCGAGGTGCTGAACCTGCTGGAGCAGATCCGGCGCGACCGCAAGCTCACCTTCGTGATGGTGAGCCATGATCTCGGCGTCATCACCCATATGTGTGAAAGGCTCGCCGTCATGCGCAACGGCGCCGTCGTCGAACGATTGAGCTCGCAAGACCTGGCGAGCGGTGCCGTGCATGAGGACTACACGCGAAATTTGATGATCGCGAGCAAGGGCTTCGTCAAAGCGTGA
- a CDS encoding ABC transporter ATP-binding protein translates to MTALLTVDKLKVSYPTRTGVIEAVRGVSFTLGRERLGIVGESGSGKSQTGRAIMGLTPKHGLVTADKLEFNDIDLLKASAGQRRRLRGKRIAMILQDPKYSLDPVMTIGRQICETLRTHEKVGKAEARERALAMLEAVQIRDPQRVFDLHPHEVSGGMGQRAMIAMMLIAGPELLIADEPTSALDVTVQLDVLRIMDRLVSERGMGLIFVSHDLRLVSSFCDRVIVMYAGKIVEELAAADLKHAQHPYTQGLLNCMPEIGASRHPLPVLDRRPEWAA, encoded by the coding sequence ATGACGGCACTTCTGACGGTCGACAAGCTCAAGGTCAGCTACCCCACCCGCACCGGCGTGATCGAGGCCGTGCGCGGCGTCTCCTTCACGCTCGGCAGGGAAAGGCTCGGCATCGTCGGCGAATCCGGTTCCGGCAAGTCGCAGACCGGCCGGGCGATCATGGGATTGACGCCGAAACACGGCCTCGTCACCGCCGACAAGCTTGAATTCAACGACATCGACCTCCTCAAGGCCTCCGCCGGGCAAAGGCGCAGGCTGCGCGGCAAGCGTATCGCCATGATCCTGCAGGATCCGAAATATTCGCTCGATCCGGTGATGACGATCGGCCGGCAGATCTGCGAAACGCTGCGCACGCATGAGAAGGTCGGCAAGGCGGAGGCGCGCGAACGCGCGCTCGCCATGCTGGAAGCGGTGCAGATCCGCGATCCCCAGCGCGTCTTCGACCTGCACCCGCATGAGGTCTCGGGCGGGATGGGGCAGCGCGCGATGATCGCCATGATGCTGATCGCCGGACCTGAACTGCTGATTGCCGACGAGCCGACCTCGGCGCTCGACGTGACGGTGCAGCTCGATGTGCTGCGGATCATGGACAGGCTTGTGTCGGAGCGCGGCATGGGGCTGATCTTCGTCTCGCACGATCTGCGGCTGGTCTCCTCCTTCTGCGACCGCGTCATCGTCATGTATGCCGGCAAGATCGTCGAGGAGCTGGCGGCCGCCGATCTGAAACATGCGCAGCATCCCTATACGCAGGGTCTGTTGAACTGCATGCCCGAGATCGGGGCCAGCCGCCACCCGCTGCCGGTGCTCGACCGCAGGCCGGAGTGGGCGGCATGA
- a CDS encoding ABC transporter permease, whose product MTAPVSPSAPMSRREWLLSDRPQSRLQARLGRAYVTWRQFTANRLAVVGLMIIVALLFIAAFADLLATHNPVVGDLRNARLLPPGTSGFLLGTDDQGRDIYSRLIYGSRLTLFVVVLVAVISAPIGLIVGTVSGYAGGWVDATLMRITDIFLAFPKLVLALAFVAALGPGIQNAIIAIAITSWPPYARIARAETLTVRRSDYISAVKLMGASPLRIVVRHVMPLCISSLIVRVTLDMAGIILTAAGLGFLGLGAQPPLPEWGAMIASGRRFILDQWWVAAMPGIAILIVSLGFNLLGDGLRDALDPKESGQ is encoded by the coding sequence ATGACGGCCCCTGTCAGCCCATCTGCCCCGATGAGCCGCCGCGAATGGCTGCTGTCCGACCGGCCGCAATCGCGCCTGCAGGCCCGCCTCGGCCGCGCCTACGTCACCTGGCGGCAGTTCACGGCCAACAGGCTTGCCGTCGTCGGCCTGATGATTATCGTGGCGCTGCTTTTCATCGCCGCTTTCGCCGATCTCCTCGCCACCCACAATCCGGTCGTCGGTGATCTCCGCAATGCCCGGCTGCTGCCGCCGGGAACGAGCGGCTTCCTGCTCGGCACCGACGACCAGGGCCGCGACATCTATTCGCGGCTGATCTACGGATCGCGGTTGACGCTGTTCGTCGTCGTGCTCGTCGCCGTCATCTCGGCGCCGATCGGACTGATCGTCGGCACGGTCTCCGGTTATGCCGGCGGCTGGGTGGATGCGACGCTGATGCGCATCACCGATATTTTCCTCGCCTTTCCGAAGCTGGTGCTGGCGCTCGCCTTCGTCGCCGCCCTCGGCCCCGGCATCCAGAACGCGATCATCGCCATCGCCATCACCTCCTGGCCGCCCTATGCCCGCATCGCCCGCGCCGAAACGCTGACGGTCAGGCGGTCCGACTATATCTCGGCGGTAAAGCTGATGGGGGCTTCGCCGCTGCGCATTGTCGTGCGCCACGTCATGCCGCTCTGCATTTCCTCGCTGATCGTGCGGGTGACGCTCGACATGGCGGGCATCATCCTGACGGCGGCCGGTCTCGGCTTCCTTGGCCTCGGCGCGCAGCCGCCGCTGCCGGAATGGGGCGCCATGATCGCTTCCGGCCGGCGCTTCATCCTCGATCAATGGTGGGTGGCGGCGATGCCGGGCATTGCCATCCTCATCGTCAGCCTCGGCTTCAATCTCCTGGGCGACGGCCTGCGCGATGCGCTCGACCCGAAGGAGAGCGGCCAATGA